ACATGCAGGTCAGTTCGAAACCGCAAACAGTTTACACTGGAATCTGATATAGGCcacatttttaaatataatgtgaacagcaaaacaaaaagttGGATCTGAGCAAATTTTAAATTGAGCATTAAGACTTGTGTGAACGAGGTCTTAGTTTTGGTAACCATAAGATCCATCCCTTCTTCTCTGAGAAAATTGCCTGATCCCTAGCCCTGCCCATCAAATGCAAACAAGCGCATCAGCTTATGTTGCGTTCGAATGCATATGGGACATGGGACTTATACCTCCAACTAAGAAAAGTGCACTGGAATGCCTGTTGAAGTGGAACCTCCTACCGGCGAAGTCGGGGGAGCTGGACCTACCCCAACCTCACCCAATTAAATCGGAGGTTAATGGCGGCACCCATGGAGTCAGACATCATGAGAGATAAAAACTTCAGCGAATCGGCTATAAACGTGACTTCTCTACGTGTAGTGTTGTTTTAAACAGTGCAATTTTAATACAActtgtttttttcatattatagcgtgaaatgttattattattacctgtTAGAGTGAAAAATATATGGGTAAAAGTATACCCAGTTACCCTACATAGCGATATGCAGCGTTTTTACAGCTCCAGAACAGTTGGTGAATATGTTAATAGATCGCTATCTGCCAACTTACCAAGTAGGCTACCCAGTGCGTCCATGCTTTCTGTTTACATTCCACTTCAATTACCTGGAACGCTTTGAAGTAGGAGCTACACTTCAGGTAGGATAAGTCCAACATCCCATTGCACTCGAACGCAGCATTAGCCCCAATTGCACAAactcagacaagcgtccaccttCAAACTTTTtgattgttagcatagttagcttatTGCTGCTAATGCCCAAGTAATATCACATGGCactgggggtgcctctcatgtaaagttaatacgtcctccctcgctcctcgggcctcgatcctcactgatctacataaagaaagatagacgaagggatagactatcgctgttgccgccccatcattctttatgcagatcagtgaggatcgaggcccgaggagtgagggaggacgtataaactttacatgagaggcaccttaaaggcctattcggacgggattagttttatggggtgacatcaggtaaagtaataattaccaggtaatgtagtcccgtccggacgcgccatgtcagtaaacataacggagtatgtcggtgacatttacagacacttttaccttccgtaaaacggtccggagaaattaccttgggtaatattaatcccgtgcgaacgcgaccctctgtaaagatgtctgtaatatttcgtcacatcctgatttgaaaacaattccaccatagtctgaatgaaaacataacatgctgtgcagcttctaataggacgttagctagtttgcctaatagcttgatattgttagccatttaaaactacttatggcataacataaagctaacgtttgctagtttaaccaatttgtgtagtctttcaaatctgaaaatgccgcacgtacctgacgcaaagtatcacgtgcacggcgacgaagatgtgacggcagaacgtaaacttaagttactcctcccatgtcaagtaaaatgacagagatgtctagtcccgtccgaattggacatttatattacagaggtcatatgataaacctgcattactctacgtccccccataaaactaatcccgtccgaataggcctttagacACCCAAAAACCATTCATCATCAGCACACATGTCGTGTATGCATGTTGCAGGTACAGCTCAtattatgcatgtttatgtgtactTCCTTATTGTGTTGCATGTTGAGCGTTTGCAGCGCTATTGTAGTAATTGGACTTTTATGGGGGCTGCATGTATTGGACTGATTGACTTCAGTAGAGGACTAATGGGGTGATTGAATGGACAATTATTATGTGCACCTGTGGGGAGCGAGATGTTCGTTGTCATTGGTTGATTAAGCACTTCTTTCACCTGGCTCGGTGCTTTTATGGGAGCGCGAGGTAACCAGGAGGCAGGAGACCCGGAGAGGGAGACGCGACTGCAGGAGTCCGGCGGCAGAGCGCCCACCACCAACGCCAGCTAAGTACCCTGTTAAGGGAAGTTATATTTCTGCTCTCTTACTTGCTTTGTGTTAGTAAGTGAGGGGCGAAGTGGCGGGGTGGCTGATTCATGTTCATTGTTAATTTCAGCTCGGGACTACGGGGATAACAACGCGACTGGAGCGAGCAGTGAAACTGTCAACAACTAACTTCCCCGGCGGAGGCAACGTCAACTGCGGTGTCTGAGAGGTCTGTTCCAGGGATTCGGATCCGCTCTGGTTTGGACTTTTCGTGGACTATACAGCGCGACAACGGAGCAGTCATACTACCGGCCGGTCTTGCAGCCAGTGGATTATTTCTTCTTTTAATTCTGGTCGGCTTGCGTGAAGCCGACCAGTGGACTCACTTCCGTGTTGCGTGTTGTACTGTCTGGGTGAAACGTCGGCCCATCTGAAAACTCAGCGAATGGACAAGGAGTGTCACCGGTGAGCCGAACCAAATGTAATGTGTGCAGTAATCTgacgatggtgtgtgtgggttgaatTATGAATTGCTGTGCTTTTCTTTTCAATATTTGAACTGTCAGTGGGTGATTTGCTGTGGGTAATGTTTGCCTATTGGATTTGTAATTTATTCACCTAAATATTCTATTTACTCGCTATTTGTTAATTTGGTTCTGCTTGTGAGTGGGGGTGCTTGTGCATGCGACTGTGCTTTTGTAGCTGGGCTGTTGTGATCCCTGTGTCAATTTTTAGTCATTGTATTTAATAAAAAGACTTAACTGTTTATGAGcctcatgtgtttgtgagtctgggGGATTACTGTTACCTGCAATTGTTAAAGGGCCGTGACATCTTTCTTGGCGTAGTCGAGCAGGGTCCCTCACACTTACAAACAGCATGGAAGGCGAAGAGCCAGCGCCCCCAGCAGGTATGTCTAATATGTTGATGTTGCCATGGTTTCTTGGTGGCTCCTGGGTGCCTAAATTTGGTGGTAGCCAAAATCAAAAGCAGCCTTTTAACGAATGGCGTAATCAAATGGAGACATTCTTGCGAGCACAGCAACTAAATGATGAGCAAAAGATTTTGTCCTTAATGCTTTAGAAGGGGAGGCACGACGGGAGATGATACTTCTAGCTGAAGGAGAAAGGAATACAGCAGAGAAAATTCTGGCAGCTTTAGAAAAACTGTATGGGGAACGTAGCTCTCTAGCTCAGTTacgaacacattttttttacgtGTAGGCAACAGGCCGATGAAGGGGTGGGGCTTTTTACCCTCCGTCTTCGAGAATGTCTTTACAGATGGAGATCCAAGgaggcaggagcagcagcatcagATGCGGAAATGCTTAAGTCCCAGCTGGTGCTAGGAATGCGACCAGGACTTATCCAGACGGAGCTGCAGAGGCTACTGCGCAGGGAGCCAGGGCTATCGTTCGAAGACATCTGTAAGGAAGCCAAGGCTGTGGAGCGGGAGCACCGTCCAACATCTGAAGAGGCAAGTGCAACCCTAGCATATACAGCTCCAGTATCAACACGCCCATCAGGGAGACCGGCTACAGACTGGCAGGAGATGCGGAGCTCGCTACGCACAGAGATCATGACTGAGGTGGGTTCTCAACTGTCTGCCATGAAGGACGCGCTGCTGAGTGAATTACAGTCACAAAGGGAAGGCCAGCCAATGCAACCCTCACGCTCCCAAGGTACCACCCCTAGAGCAAATGGCTGGTCCGAACGGAACCGGCAGCAGCGCCATAGATATGCAGAGCGAGGCCCTCAATGGGATGAACAGGGGCGTCCAATTTGTCTTAGGTGTAGTCGTGCTGGCCACATGCAACGTAATTGTCCCCGTGGTCAAGCCAGCTCTCAGGATTTTTGACCTCCTCGGTCACCACCGGGCAGGTGACTGAGGAGGGGACTCAGACTGAAGTCCCAATTAAGCCCGCATTAGTTGGGGACTGTCCAATTGTAGAAGTGACTGTACAGGGGCAACCCATCCTATGTATCCTGGACACTGGTTCCCAGGTGACTCTGTTTAGCCGGGCCTTATTTCAGAAACATTTCCAAAATGAGCCAGTTAGGGAAACGGGGGGTATATCCTGGCTCTCACTGCGGGCGGCCAATGGCCTGCAGCTGCCGTATGTAGGGTACGCCCTGCTAGACTTTGAGGTTAGTGGGGTTCAGGTGCCCTCAAAGGGAGTCCTGATAGTAGAAGATAAATTCCTGCCCCCCTCACAGGCGATATTGGGGATGAATGTCATTAACCATTGTTGGGAGGCTCTGTTTCAGGGGGAACATCCTGGCTGGGCCGCATTCAAGGCTAGTATCCCCAGACAAGCAGGAGCTGCCTGGGAACAGGCATTCACCACCTGCCGCCGGGTCCAACtgggagggagcagagaggaatTCCAAGCAATGGCCCGTCTGCAGGCAGCGGTAAGACTGGACCCATTGTCCGAGACTCTGGTGTGGGCCCAGGTTTCCCAAGCAACAGGCCTGCCAGACCAATGTGTGATGGTCGAAGACCACCAAGAGAGTGGACAGGAGTGGCTTGTCGCTCGAGCCGTGCTGCAGATGAGCGGAGGAAGAGTTCCACTGAGGATTTGTAACCCCCATCCATACGCTGTGGAGCTGCCTCCAAGACGACCACTGGCCAGAGTGACCTGTGTGGACCACCGCGACGTACAAGCCCGAAGGGAGCTAGTGCTGAGGAGAATGGGAGATGATGAGGTGGAGGTCGACGTTTGTACAGTGAGTATGTGTCCTGAAAATAACCATTTGTCTTTGTCATCGCAGGGGGAAGGGCTTACTACTCACCAGCAGACCAGACTGGCAGAGCTGTTGCAGAGGTGGGCTGGAGTATTTGCAGCACATGAAGAGGATTATGGCCATACCACAGCAGTCCTGCACCAGATCCCCACAGGAGAGGCGCACCCAGTACGTGAGCGGTATCGACCGGTGCCGCCCAGCTTATATACGGAACTTCGAACACTCCTACAGGGCATGCTTGATGGTGGGATCGTCAAAGAAAGTTCCAGCCCCTGGGCAGCCCCGGTGGTTCTAGTCCGCAAGAAAGACGGGTCATGGCGGTTTTGTGTCGACTACCGTAAGCTCAATGCGGTGACACACAAGGACTCCTTTCCACTGCCACGCATTGAGGAGTCCCTGACGAACTTGCGGCAGGCAGCCTGGTACTCAACCCTGGACTTGGCAAGCGGGTATTGGCAGGTGGGGGAGGATCCGCTCGACAAGGAGAAGACTGCCTTCACGACACCTATGGGCCTCTTTGAATTCGAGGGGATGCCATTTGGCCTGTGCAATGCCCCAGCCACATTCCAGCGCCTCATGCAGCGGTGCCTGGGCGGCCATGTTCACGACTACCTCCTGATTTATTTGGATGATGTGATTGTCTATTCTCCAACTTTTGACCTCCACCTCGAGCATCTAGAGCAAGTTTTTAAAAAGCTGCAGGAACATGGACTAAAACTGCATCCAAAGAAGTGGAGACTGTTCCGGAGGTCTGTTCAATATCTGGGGCATGTGGTAAGCCAGAATGGAGTAGCCACTGACCCCGCTAAGATTGAGGCTGTCCGGGAATGGGCCACTCCAACTACGGTAAGGGAGGTGCGCTCGTTCTTGGGGTTCGCAGGCTACTACCGGCGgttcatttccaactttgccaAGATAGCCGCACCCTTGCACAGCTTATTGCAGGGGACTGGGGGGGTGAAGACGTCACGAGTGGCCTGGACCCCGGCATGCGAGACTGCTTTCCGGGTGCTGAAACAGGAGCTGTTACAGGCGCCTATCTTGGCGTTCGCAGATTTTAGTCTGCCTTTCCGTCTTTACACAGACGCCAGTTTACATGGACTTGGTGCAGTTTTAGCGCAGGTACAGGGGGGCCAGGAACGAGTCATCGCTTATGCAAGCCGGAGCCTGCATCCGGCAGAGCGTAATGACCAGAATTATAGCTCATTTAAGTTGGAGTTGTTGGGGCTTAAATGGGCTGTTACAGACAAGTTTAAAGACTACTAGTGGGGGGCAAAGTTCCAGGTATTTACAGACAATCGCCCCCTTGTACACCTGCAAACAGCAAAGCTTGGTGCCACCGAGCAAAGGTGGGCTGCTCAACTGGCTAATTTTGATTTTACCATCTGTCACAGGCCAGGGTCCACCAACCAGAATGCAGACGCCCTCTCCAGACTGCATGGGGATGTGACTGTTTCCATGGTCGGGGTTTCACCAACCCAGGAGGCGGAGGGAAGCTCAGAGACTGTGGACTGGGCGGAACGCCAGACTCAAGACTGTGACCTACAGTTGCTGCGGAGTTGGAAGCTAGAGAAGGTCCAGCCCTCTGTCGATAATCAACGGGCGCTCACTCAGACCGGAAGGAGGCTATTGGGAGAATGGGAGCATTTCACAGTTCAAGATGGTAAGCTGATGCACTGGGGGCCAGGGGGTCAATCGGGGTCAGTCCCTGCAGCTATAGTGATCCCACCCCCCTACCAGAAGGAGGTCTGGGCAGAGTACCATCAGGCCTTAGGGCATGCTCGGGGGCGAAGACTTTTGGATGCATTGAAGGCTCGGGTCTATTGGCTGGGAATGGCCCAGGACTCCCAGAACTGGTCCCTGGAGTGCCGAGAGTGCATCTTGGGTCGGTCTGGTCCAGAAATACGGGCGCCCCTCCAGTCGATAGTTTGTCAGTATCCTTTTGAGGTGGTAGCACTAGATTACCTATCCCTGGGAAGGCAACATGATTCATACCCATGTATCCTAGTCATGACTGACCTATTTTCCAGGTACGCGGTGGCGGTTCCCACTCGTGATCAGACGGCCAGGACTACGGTGAAGGCCCTGTGGTCCCATTGGATCCAGCCCCTGGGTTGCCCTGAGCGTATCCTGACCGATAGGGGGGGCGCATTCGAGTCTGAAGTGGTAAGGCAACTGTGTGGTCTATATGGTTGTACTAAGAGCAGGACGACCCCTTACCACCCTCAAGGGAACGGCGCCTGTGAAAGGCTAAATCAAACCCTCCTGTCCCTCCTCAACTCCTTGGGCCAGGCGGATCAGGAAAGGTGGAGCGAGTGGCTTCCAGCTTTAGTTCAAGCATATAATAACACCCCACACAGTAGTACAGGCCTGGCTCCCTTCTATGTAGTGTTTGGACGGCACGCACGTATGCCAATAGACGTGCGTCTCGACGTGTCACTGCCACAGGACCGAGGGACCGTGGATGAATGGGTCTAGCGACATCATCAGCGGTTGACCGCGGCCTATGAGCAGGTGCGACGCAAGACACAACAGCGACAGGGGTGGGATCAGGGCCGCTACAATCGCAGAGCCAGGGCCCTTCCGCTGCTCCCTGGGGAACGGGTCCTTTTACGAAACTTCCGGAGGAGAAGCCGGGGTAAATTGGCCCCATACTGGATTCCCCAGCCCTTTGTCATTTTGTCCCAGGTCGCCCCCCACCAACCAGTGTATGTGATCCGgcctgagggaggaggaggcccgACACGAACCATTCATCGGAATAACCTGCGCCCCTGCCCCGACGGGTGGATGCAAGAACCAGAGGTTCCGGAGACGGAGGGTAGAGGCCCCCAGGGGTATGCTCCGGAGGTAGGTAACGCAGGTTATTGGCCCCTTATAATGTCTTCCCTTCCAGTGCACCCAGGTCCACCAAGAGAGGCGGGGCCGGTGGTGCAGGACCCAGGGGAGGCCGTTCATGTCAACTCACAACcagagggagcaggaggtgTAGTTGCGGTGCACCCCCTGGATCCTGAGACGCGCCGGTCCCAGAGGAGCAACTTGGGGCTCCCGCCAATAAGGTACAGGGATGAGGGATGATGGTCGGGACGACCATGGTTAAAGGGGGGAGAAATGtcgtgtatgcatgtgatggTCGGGACGACCATGCGTTAAAGGGGGAGAAATGTCGTGTATGCATGTTGCAGGTACAGCTCATATTATGCATTTTTATGTGTACTTCCTTATTGTGTTGCATGTTGAGCGTTTGCAGCGCTATTGTAGTAATTGGACTTTTATGGGGGCTGCATGTATTGGACTGATTGACTTCAGTAGAGGACTAATGGGGTGATTGAATGGACAATTATTATGTGCACCTGTGGGGAGCGAGATGTTCGTTGTCATTGGTTGATTAAGCACTTCTTTCACCTGGCTCGGTGCTTTTATGGGAGCGCGAGGTAACCAGGAGGCAGGAGACCCGGAGAGGGAGACGCGACTGCAGGAGTCCGGCGGCAGAGCGCCCACCACCAACGCCAGCTAAGTACCCTGTTAAGGGAAGTTATATTTCTGCTCTCTTACTTGCTTTGTGTTAGTAAGTGAGGGGCGAAGTGGCGGGGTGGCTGATTCATGTTCATTGTTAATTTCAGCTCGGGACTACGGGGATAACAACGCGACTGGAGCGAGCAGTGAAACTGTCAACAACTAACTTCCCCGGCGGAGGCAACGTCAACTGCGGTGTCTGAGAGGTCTGTTGCAGGGATTCGGATCCGCTCTGGTTTGGACTTTTCGTTGACTATACAGCGCGACAACGGTGCAGTCATACTACCGGCCGGTCTTGCAGCCAGTGGATTATTTCTTCTTTTAATTCTGGTCGGCTTGCGTGAAGCCGACCAGTGGACTCACTTCCGTGTTGCGTGTTGTACTGTCTGGGTGAAACGTCGGCCCATCTGAAAACTCAGCGAATGGACAAGGAGCGTCACCGGTGAGCCGAACCAAATGTAATGTGTGCAGTAATctgacggtgtgtgtgggttgaatTATGAATTGCTGTGCTTTTCTTTTCAATATTTGAACTGTCAGTGGGTGATTTGCTGTGGGTAATGTTTGCCTATTGGATTTGTAATTTATTCACCTAAATATTCTATTTACTCGCTATTTGTTAATTTGGTTCTGCTTGTGAGTGGGGGTGCTTGTGCATGCGACTGTGCTTTTGTAGCTGGGCTGTTGTGATCCCTGTGTCAATTTTTAGTCATTGTATTTAATAAAAAGACTTAACTGTTTATGAGcctcatgtgtttgtgagtctgggGGATTACTGTTACCTGCAATTGTTAAAGggccgtgacacacacacaaacacacacacacacacacacacactcatagacagagaagtaCTCATAcagaaaagcaagcgcacacatgcacacaatcatttatatacataaaagttgcagtaggggatggagtaggcgatggaaacaaaagcgtgattgatatttgcggagagaatgtgcaggactgagcggcggtcatattgtgtatcgctttgcggtacatctagtctTTAAGGTACTGAACAACATTGAAAAGGCGGAGGTGAAACAAAAGAACGGCCTTTGAGgccaagaaaaagaaaggggcGTGCCAGTGCTCGGTCAAGGCAGGGGACGAGGTCCTACTTGGGGAACCCACAAAAAAAGTGAGGATGGGAAATTGTTTAGAGGTCCAGTCACCCTCACATCCCTGACAGTTAAGTTGCAGACTTAGTAAATGTAGACAGCAGTGAGACAGCCCCCAGCAAATGTGATCCAGCCCACAGTAATACACCCTGTCATACTAAACACAGCACAACGCTAACCTGTCCAAAGTGCACAAAGTTTTTATTAGGTCGACATCAAAGTGTCCCATGCACTTTGAGTGGTTACACTGATGGAAGACACCAGGATGCAAAGTACTTCACTGTTAAGAGCCgttataactataacgataactataaacaaatatgatAACGTCATGAAGAACAgtatcgttggggatcactttcagagtgataaaaagctaacagccaatcggAACCAATCACATTTATTAcagtaacatgaggagagacttttttttatcattggGCGGTGTGTCGGTTCATGTCATTACACTCATGGAGAGCAGAGGGAATTTTGTGGAGAAGAAAGGCACGATCACGTACCCTGACCATCCTTGGTTGGTCTCAACCCCTTGAGATCAGATCAAGGGCTCCTTCAAGAATTCACTGCCAAATGGTGACATCGAAAGATTAGGTGCAGATGGACAGTACCTGATTCTTCCCAAAGGAAAGGATGCATACCACCTCCAGGTGAACAAACGCTAGTAGATCAGCTCTATTATTAGACAAACATTGTGTTTTAAACTCATGATTAATTCATTGTACaaatttgtctatcaacatgcACTCTTAATCCTTTAAGTCTCAATTGACCAAGATATGTATGGGCCTACAGAACTGCAAGCTGGTCAAGTGACTGAACACTGAACTGGGCATTCCATTTGTCCAAAAGTTGTCTGACTCTGCTGACAAAAATATGCTGTACATTTCTGCCCTGTGCCCAACATACCTGCAgatcataaaaaaataaaacagaagatTAATTTCTGGAAGGACAACCTATGTATATAGTCTGAatattaaaataataacaataaaaaagagTTTTTTATTATAACTTATCATTCCCTTCTTTGTTCTCTTTTAACAGTAATGTAAAAATTCatacagatgtacagtacagtacattccaAATTCTACCTCTACCTCTTAAAGGTGCATGGTACATGGTTTCAAGGGAATAatatttttgtcacattcagcaatcatctcctcatgATATGCTAGCTACATTGAACAACAAAAAGTACTTTGTCAAAAACATGGTCTGTGAAAGCAGCCCAGGCACCGAAAACTGGATACAAACAAACTGGGCCTGTCccttcaacaaaaacaaaaccctgtATGGAGTTTCTCTAGGAATACTGAAGGTACTGTAGGTGAGCTAAATCTCTGGTGTGTTTCGTtcgtccttggttaaaatatagtgtaggcctacgttattttggacaaaggtgtctgctaataaatttaaatataaacataaacataaacataaagaaATGTGACTTCCTGTGTTATCACTCACTCACCTTTAAAGGTTGTTTACTTCAACATCATAGTTAAAAGACAGTCATGGCACAATAAATATTTTTAGCCAAAAGCCCAAACACCCCTAAGAGAAATCTTGCTCTGGAGATCACCTAACAGTGATGTAAGATTTTGCTGTGTTGAAAAACAAAACTATAAAATGGGAGAAGAGTACTGAGATGGGGGGAATTTCAATGTGATGGCCTGATTTTCATGACCTGCAATGCACCTCTTCTGTACCTTAAAGTTATATTACCATGACCTTTCGCTCTAAATACACTTAATGTCGGGTAGGTACAATGTAAGTATTCACACTTATGGTCACAAAGTACACTGGACTTAAATTATCAAGGAGAAACAATGATTTAAGACGTCTTTTTTTGTCTCTATGTCTGGTTACAACAAGTGCAAGGGATGAATGAATCCTCCATTACTGTCACTCTAATTTATATAACCTATAAAGAAATGGGCCCTGCTAAGAATGTATTTTTCACTTTAGTATTCACCATTTATATTGCCTCTATAATAGCTAGTGCAGCTATTATGTTGTTGATTTACCTGGATAATGCTCTACATAAGCCAATGTATATATTTCTATTTAGCTTAATTGTAAATGGAGTAATAGGAAGTTCTGCTGTTTGGCCCAGAGTTATGAACATTCTTATAACCGATGACAACACAGGCTCATATGCAGGCTGTCTTATGCAAGCTTTCATTACATCTGTTTATGGGGGTTGCAATTACACAATGCTGACAGTGATGGCTTATGACAGAATTGTCTTCATCTTTAAGCCTCTGCAATACTATGCCATAATGAACCCTCACATGGTGAGGAAACTTGTATTAATTGGCAACTTGATTCCTGTAATTGCTGTTGTTGCTCAAATGTACCTTACTTTAAGGCTATCTCTGTGCAGGTACACAATACATAGGATATTTTGTGATAACTTATCCATTGTTGATCTGTCTTGTTATAATAATTATACTCTTGTGTGCAGcttgtttggtgtttgtgcagctTTCTGTCTGGGCTTCCTCCCTGTGTTTCTTATTATACTGTCTTATTTAAAAATCATATCGATAATCCTGACAATGTCAGCAGACGCAAGAAGGAAAACTTTTGCTACATGTTCTCCACATTTAATCATTTTCATAATGTTCTCATttgtgtctcttttctctgtggCTTTTAATCGTCTCAATCCTGATATACCAGCCAGAGCTAGTGTTATAAGAGCATTTTTTATTGCTCCAAATTACATTCtgatccctccctttctccagcCAGTGATATATGGTTTTAAAAGTCAAGAAATTAGACAAA
The Sardina pilchardus chromosome 13, fSarPil1.1, whole genome shotgun sequence genome window above contains:
- the LOC134099174 gene encoding olfactory receptor 8K1-like, producing the protein MGPAKNVFFTLVFTIYIASIIASAAIMLLIYLDNALHKPMYIFLFSLIVNGVIGSSAVWPRVMNILITDDNTAFCLGFLPVFLIILSYLKIISIILTMSADARRKTFATCSPHLIIFIITGETL